In Xanthomonas sacchari, a genomic segment contains:
- the hfq gene encoding RNA chaperone Hfq, giving the protein MSKGQSLQDPFLNALRRERVPVSVYLVNGIKLQGTIESFDQFVVLLRNTVSQMVYKHAISTVVPARNVRVGPGGGYVQQNEGGSAGDDEVE; this is encoded by the coding sequence ATGTCCAAGGGGCAATCCTTGCAGGATCCTTTCCTCAACGCGCTGCGGCGCGAACGGGTGCCTGTCTCGGTGTATCTGGTCAACGGCATCAAGTTGCAGGGCACGATCGAGTCGTTCGATCAGTTCGTGGTGCTGCTGCGCAATACCGTGAGCCAGATGGTCTACAAACACGCCATTTCCACCGTGGTGCCGGCGCGCAACGTGCGCGTGGGGCCGGGCGGCGGTTATGTGCAGCAGAACGAAGGTGGCAGTGCGGGTGATGACG
- the miaA gene encoding tRNA (adenosine(37)-N6)-dimethylallyltransferase MiaA, with protein MAADRRPRAIALMGPTASGKTAAAIALAERCGGEIVSVDSALVYRGLDIGAAKPDAAERTRVPHHLLDLRDPWKSYSAAEFAADARAALAAIVARGRLPILAGGTGLYFQALLEGLAPMPAADPQLRAALAAQAQAEGWAALHAELQRVDPLAAQRIRPGDAQRIQRALEVYRLSGRPISAWQAQPGPPRLPLRVLKLVLAPAERAVLHERIEARFDAMLGQGFLDEVRALRALPEMRAVAQPLALPAVRAVGYRQAWEYLEGAGDAADFRARAIAATRQLAKRQLTWLRGEQDARWFDPARDAGRLQAAVDAFLG; from the coding sequence ATGGCGGCCGACCGGCGCCCGCGCGCGATCGCGCTGATGGGCCCGACCGCCTCGGGCAAGACCGCCGCGGCGATCGCCCTGGCCGAACGCTGCGGCGGCGAGATCGTCAGCGTCGATTCGGCGCTGGTCTACCGCGGCCTGGACATCGGCGCGGCCAAACCGGATGCGGCCGAGCGCACGCGCGTGCCGCACCACCTGCTGGACCTGCGCGATCCCTGGAAGTCCTATTCGGCGGCCGAGTTCGCCGCCGACGCGCGCGCCGCGCTGGCCGCGATCGTCGCCCGCGGGCGCTTGCCGATCCTGGCCGGCGGCACCGGGCTGTACTTCCAGGCGTTGCTGGAGGGGCTGGCGCCGATGCCGGCGGCCGACCCGCAGCTGCGCGCGGCGCTGGCCGCGCAAGCGCAGGCCGAAGGCTGGGCGGCGCTGCACGCGGAACTGCAGCGGGTCGATCCGCTGGCTGCCCAGCGCATCCGTCCGGGCGATGCCCAGCGCATCCAGCGGGCGCTGGAGGTGTACCGGCTCAGCGGGCGGCCGATCAGCGCCTGGCAGGCGCAGCCCGGTCCGCCGCGGTTGCCGCTGCGGGTACTGAAGCTGGTGCTGGCGCCGGCCGAGCGCGCCGTGCTGCACGAGCGCATCGAAGCCCGCTTCGATGCGATGCTGGGGCAGGGCTTCCTCGACGAGGTGCGCGCCCTGCGCGCGCTGCCGGAGATGCGGGCGGTGGCGCAGCCGCTGGCGCTGCCGGCGGTGCGCGCGGTCGGCTATCGCCAGGCCTGGGAGTACCTGGAGGGCGCCGGCGACGCGGCGGACTTCCGTGCCCGCGCCATCGCCGCCACCCGCCAGTTGGCCAAGCGCCAGCTCACCTGGCTGCGCGGCGAGCAGGACGCGCGCTGGTTCGACCCGGCGCGCGACGCCGGGCGCCTGCAGGCGGCTGTGGATGCCTTCTTGGGCTGA
- the folP gene encoding dihydropteroate synthase yields the protein MFDTSPSLQCGARRLSLDRPQVMGIVNVTPDSFSDGGAHASVEAAVAHGLRLAEEGADLLDIGGESTRPGATPVSVEEELRRVIPVIERLAAQTALPLSVDTFKPEVMRAAVAAGAGMINDVQALRQPGALDAAAELGVPVVLMHMPGDPYAAGSAPGYDDVVGEVHRFLAERIFAAEMAGIDKRRILVDPGFGFGKSTADNLQLLAQLGRLVGLGVPVLAGLSRKRSIGELTGRQAPEQRVAGSVAAHLLAAQRGAALLRVHDVAATVDALKVWQALQAVPVPRAANASAAATIRWPDED from the coding sequence ATGTTCGACACCTCGCCCAGCCTGCAGTGCGGCGCTCGCCGGCTTTCGCTCGATCGTCCGCAGGTGATGGGCATCGTCAACGTCACTCCGGATTCGTTCTCCGATGGCGGCGCCCACGCCAGCGTGGAGGCGGCGGTGGCGCATGGCCTGCGTCTGGCCGAGGAGGGCGCCGACCTGCTCGACATCGGCGGCGAATCGACCCGTCCGGGCGCGACCCCGGTGTCGGTGGAAGAGGAACTGCGGCGGGTGATCCCGGTGATCGAGCGGCTGGCCGCGCAGACCGCGTTGCCGCTGAGTGTGGACACCTTCAAGCCGGAGGTGATGCGTGCCGCAGTCGCCGCCGGTGCCGGCATGATCAACGACGTGCAGGCGCTGCGGCAGCCCGGCGCGCTGGACGCGGCCGCCGAACTGGGCGTGCCGGTGGTGCTGATGCACATGCCCGGCGACCCCTATGCCGCCGGCAGCGCGCCCGGCTACGACGACGTGGTCGGCGAGGTGCACCGGTTCCTGGCCGAGCGGATCTTCGCCGCGGAGATGGCCGGCATCGACAAGCGGCGCATTCTGGTCGATCCGGGTTTCGGCTTCGGCAAGAGCACGGCCGACAATCTGCAGCTGTTGGCGCAGTTGGGACGGCTGGTCGGGTTGGGCGTGCCGGTGCTGGCCGGGCTGTCGCGCAAGCGCAGCATCGGCGAGCTGACCGGGCGCCAGGCGCCGGAGCAGCGTGTGGCCGGCTCGGTGGCCGCGCACTTGCTGGCCGCGCAGCGCGGCGCGGCGTTGCTGCGCGTGCACGACGTGGCCGCCACCGTCGACGCGCTGAAGGTCTGGCAGGCGTTGCAGGCGGTGCCGGTGCCGCGCGCCGCCAACGCGTCCGCTGCGGCGACGATCCGCTGGCCGGACGAGGACTGA
- the ftsH gene encoding ATP-dependent zinc metalloprotease FtsH, producing MNDLTKNLLLWVVVAVVLMVVFQSFSPRLAGGQGSDTVTYSQFLKDVDAGRVKSVDFTDATNLSVNAIRFKRADGSEGTVYGPSDDKLIDVLYSKNVDITRQKPDNGPSFWSLVLNFLPVILIIGFWLFIMRQMQGGGGGAKGAMSFGKSRAKLQGEDQVKITFADVAGCDEAKEEVGELVDFLRDPTKFTKLGGKIPRGVLMVGPPGTGKTLLAKAIAGEAKVPFFSISGSDFVEMFVGVGASRVRDMFEQAKKHAPCIIFIDEIDAVGRHRGAGLGGGHDEREQTLNQLLVEMDGFEGGEGVIVIAATNRPDVLDPALLRPGRFDRQVVVGLPDVRGREQILKVHMRKLPLADDIEPMVIARGTPGFSGADLANLCNEAALFAARESVKEVRMDHFDRARDKILMGAERRSMAMSEDEKTLTAYHEAGHAIVGRLVPEHDPVYKVTIIPRGRALGVTMYLPEGDKYSMNRVAIESQLCSLYGGRVAEELIFGTDKVTTGASNDIERATKMARNMVTKWGLSDELGPIAYGEEDDEVFLGRSVTQHKSVSDDTARRIDEVVRSILDKAYAKTTQILTENLDKLHTMSQLLLQYETIDAPQIDAIMEGRDPPPPMGWNRSGKDGGNDKGNSRPLPPIAGPAEQV from the coding sequence ATGAACGACTTGACCAAGAATCTGCTGTTGTGGGTAGTCGTCGCCGTCGTGCTGATGGTGGTGTTCCAGAGCTTCTCGCCGCGGCTCGCCGGCGGCCAGGGCAGCGACACCGTGACCTACTCCCAGTTCCTGAAGGACGTGGACGCCGGGCGGGTGAAGTCGGTCGATTTCACCGACGCCACCAACCTGTCGGTCAACGCGATCCGCTTCAAGCGCGCCGACGGCAGCGAGGGCACGGTCTATGGCCCGAGCGACGACAAGCTGATCGACGTGCTGTACAGCAAGAACGTGGACATCACCCGGCAGAAGCCCGACAACGGGCCGAGCTTCTGGTCGTTGGTGCTGAACTTCCTGCCGGTCATCCTGATCATCGGCTTCTGGCTGTTCATCATGCGCCAGATGCAGGGCGGTGGCGGCGGCGCCAAGGGCGCGATGTCCTTCGGCAAGTCGCGCGCCAAGCTGCAGGGCGAGGACCAGGTCAAGATCACCTTCGCCGACGTCGCCGGTTGCGACGAGGCCAAGGAGGAGGTCGGCGAACTGGTCGACTTCCTGCGCGACCCGACCAAGTTCACCAAGCTCGGCGGCAAGATCCCGCGCGGCGTGCTGATGGTCGGCCCGCCCGGCACCGGCAAGACGCTGCTGGCCAAGGCCATCGCAGGCGAGGCCAAGGTGCCGTTCTTCAGCATCTCCGGTTCGGACTTCGTGGAAATGTTCGTCGGCGTCGGCGCCAGCCGCGTGCGCGACATGTTCGAGCAGGCCAAGAAGCACGCGCCGTGCATCATCTTCATCGACGAAATCGATGCGGTCGGCCGCCACCGCGGCGCCGGCCTGGGCGGCGGCCACGACGAGCGCGAGCAGACCCTCAACCAGTTGCTGGTGGAGATGGACGGCTTCGAAGGCGGCGAGGGCGTGATCGTGATCGCTGCGACCAACCGCCCCGACGTGCTGGATCCGGCGCTGTTGCGTCCGGGCCGCTTCGACCGCCAGGTCGTGGTGGGCCTGCCGGACGTGCGCGGCCGCGAGCAGATCCTCAAGGTGCACATGCGCAAGCTGCCGCTGGCCGACGACATCGAGCCGATGGTGATCGCGCGCGGTACCCCGGGCTTCTCCGGCGCCGACCTGGCCAACCTGTGCAACGAGGCGGCGCTGTTCGCCGCGCGCGAGTCGGTCAAGGAAGTGCGCATGGACCACTTCGACCGCGCCCGCGACAAGATCCTGATGGGCGCCGAGCGCCGCTCGATGGCGATGAGCGAGGACGAGAAGACGCTGACCGCCTACCACGAGGCCGGCCACGCCATCGTCGGCCGCCTGGTGCCCGAGCACGACCCGGTCTACAAGGTTACGATCATCCCGCGCGGCCGCGCGCTGGGCGTGACCATGTACCTGCCCGAGGGCGACAAGTATTCGATGAACCGCGTGGCGATCGAGTCGCAGCTGTGCTCGCTGTACGGCGGCCGCGTCGCCGAGGAACTGATCTTCGGCACCGACAAGGTCACCACCGGCGCCTCCAACGACATCGAACGCGCGACCAAGATGGCGCGCAACATGGTCACCAAGTGGGGCCTGTCCGACGAGCTGGGGCCGATCGCCTACGGCGAGGAGGACGATGAGGTGTTCCTGGGCCGCTCGGTGACCCAGCACAAGAGCGTCTCCGACGACACCGCGCGGCGCATCGACGAGGTGGTGCGCTCGATCCTCGACAAGGCGTATGCGAAGACCACGCAGATCCTCACCGAGAACCTGGACAAGCTGCACACCATGTCGCAGTTGCTGCTGCAGTACGAGACCATCGACGCGCCGCAGATCGACGCGATCATGGAAGGCCGCGATCCGCCGCCGCCGATGGGCTGGAACAGGTCCGGCAAGGATGGCGGCAACGACAAGGGCAATTCGCGGCCGCTGCCGCCGATCGCCGGGCCTGCCGAGCAGGTGTAA
- the rlmE gene encoding 23S rRNA (uridine(2552)-2'-O)-methyltransferase RlmE, with product MATRSKSSQRWLREHFADPFVKKAQAEGMRSRAAYKLEELLQRDRLLKPDMVVVDLGAAPGGWSQQVRKSMGDRGRVLALDILEMPPLAGVEFLHGDFREDAVLSQFEAMLGDTPVDLVLSDMAPNKSGMDAVDQPRMMHLAELAMAFADSHLKPNGAFLIKLFQGVGFDDYIRDMRRRYEKVTIRKPAASRKRSPEVYALGQGKRTQIK from the coding sequence ATGGCCACCCGCAGCAAAAGCAGCCAACGCTGGCTCCGTGAACATTTCGCCGATCCCTTCGTGAAGAAGGCCCAGGCCGAAGGCATGCGCTCGCGCGCGGCCTACAAGCTGGAGGAGCTGCTGCAGCGCGACCGGCTGCTCAAGCCGGACATGGTCGTGGTCGACCTCGGCGCCGCGCCGGGCGGCTGGTCGCAGCAGGTGCGCAAGTCGATGGGCGACCGCGGCCGGGTGCTGGCCCTGGACATCCTGGAGATGCCGCCGCTGGCCGGCGTCGAGTTCCTTCACGGTGACTTCAGGGAGGACGCGGTGCTATCGCAGTTCGAGGCCATGCTGGGCGACACCCCGGTGGACCTTGTGCTGTCGGATATGGCCCCCAATAAGAGCGGAATGGATGCGGTCGACCAGCCGCGGATGATGCATCTGGCGGAACTGGCGATGGCGTTCGCCGACAGCCACCTGAAGCCGAATGGCGCGTTCCTGATCAAGCTGTTCCAGGGCGTGGGGTTCGACGACTACATCCGCGACATGCGCCGCCGCTATGAGAAGGTGACCATTCGCAAGCCGGCCGCGTCGCGCAAGCGCTCGCCGGAGGTCTACGCCCTCGGACAGGGCAAGCGCACCCAGATCAAGTAA
- the yhbY gene encoding ribosome assembly RNA-binding protein YhbY, with the protein MSISLTSAQNRFLRGLAHDLKPLLQIGSKGVTPAFLAELDEVLERHELVKVKVGGDDREARDAAIGSLVEQSHSVLVQRIGHTAILYRPAKEDRQIVLPRA; encoded by the coding sequence ATGTCGATCAGCCTGACCTCGGCCCAGAACCGCTTCCTGCGCGGCCTGGCCCACGACCTCAAACCCCTGTTGCAGATCGGCAGCAAGGGCGTCACCCCGGCCTTCCTGGCCGAACTGGACGAGGTGCTGGAGCGCCACGAGCTGGTCAAGGTGAAGGTCGGCGGCGACGACCGCGAGGCCCGCGACGCCGCCATCGGCAGCCTAGTGGAACAGTCGCACAGCGTGCTGGTGCAGCGGATCGGCCATACCGCGATCCTGTATCGCCCGGCCAAGGAAGACCGGCAGATCGTGCTGCCGCGCGCCTGA
- a CDS encoding Mth938-like domain-containing protein, with product MQLTQDLPDYAYALRMADGRQAKVNDRVLTRSFILAPDTLVEDWQAPLVGELQPLHLQPLLELNPALVILGTGERQVFPAAAVMALFLTRGIGIEVMNNAAAARTYNVLAAEGRRVAVGFLLED from the coding sequence ATGCAACTGACCCAGGACCTGCCCGACTACGCCTACGCCCTGCGCATGGCCGACGGCCGCCAGGCCAAGGTGAACGACCGCGTGCTGACCCGCAGCTTCATCCTCGCGCCGGACACCCTGGTCGAGGACTGGCAGGCGCCGCTGGTCGGCGAACTGCAGCCGCTGCATCTGCAGCCGCTGCTGGAACTCAACCCGGCGCTGGTGATCCTCGGCACCGGCGAACGCCAGGTGTTTCCCGCGGCGGCGGTGATGGCGCTGTTCCTGACCCGCGGCATCGGCATCGAGGTGATGAACAATGCCGCCGCCGCGCGCACCTACAACGTGCTGGCCGCCGAAGGCCGGCGTGTGGCGGTCGGGTTCCTGCTCGAAGACTGA
- a CDS encoding peptidoglycan DD-metalloendopeptidase family protein: protein MSVDRVVRNGLRGGLGVLVAVALGACSSATVVRTPGGAPVRGSAAASAPRVSVPKPGVSATVRRGDTLYAIARANNITPQDLAGWNGLQPPYTIYPGQSLRLYPPGGGRGAARPGTATAVVPPAAGSGAAARPPAAAAPAPVSSGFSWRWPADGVVVSRFVSGETTKQGVDIAGNNGEAVRAAADGVVVYSGAGLVGYGELIIVKHNEQWLSAYGHNRKRLVNEGQNVKAGQQIAEMGHSGAARDMLHFEIRYNGKPVDPLLYLPPK from the coding sequence ATGAGCGTCGATCGGGTGGTGCGGAACGGCCTGCGTGGCGGCCTGGGTGTGCTGGTGGCGGTGGCGCTCGGCGCCTGCAGCAGCGCCACGGTGGTTCGCACGCCTGGCGGCGCGCCCGTGCGCGGCAGCGCGGCGGCCTCGGCACCGCGGGTCTCCGTGCCCAAGCCCGGGGTCAGCGCCACCGTGCGCCGCGGCGACACGCTGTACGCGATCGCCCGCGCCAACAACATCACCCCGCAGGACCTGGCGGGCTGGAACGGCCTGCAGCCGCCGTACACGATCTATCCCGGGCAGTCGCTGCGGCTGTACCCGCCCGGCGGCGGCAGGGGCGCCGCACGTCCCGGCACCGCCACCGCGGTGGTACCGCCGGCCGCCGGCAGCGGCGCGGCGGCACGGCCGCCGGCGGCCGCCGCGCCGGCACCGGTCAGCAGCGGCTTCTCCTGGCGTTGGCCGGCCGATGGCGTGGTGGTCAGCCGCTTCGTCAGCGGCGAAACCACCAAGCAGGGCGTGGACATCGCCGGCAACAACGGCGAAGCGGTGCGCGCCGCCGCCGATGGCGTGGTGGTCTATTCCGGCGCCGGCCTGGTCGGTTACGGCGAACTGATCATCGTCAAGCACAACGAACAGTGGCTGTCGGCCTACGGCCACAACCGCAAGCGTCTGGTCAACGAGGGCCAGAACGTCAAGGCTGGCCAGCAGATCGCCGAGATGGGCCACAGCGGCGCGGCCCGCGACATGCTGCACTTCGAGATCCGCTACAACGGCAAGCCAGTCGACCCATTGCTGTACCTGCCGCCGAAGTAA
- a CDS encoding YqaA family protein encodes MKIFGPLYERAIAWSRHRRAPALLTGLSFAEAIVFPVPPEVMLAPMSLAQPRRALWFATLSLLGSISGAVIGYLLGHFAFAAVQPLIEWLGWTQKIDAQVNYLREVIAESPWRAFWLLVLAGFTPIPLKIFTWASGIVGVPLLPFLASMLVGRGKRVYLVAGAIRLGGPRAEAALRRWIEPLGWVASAILALLVVWVIWRAKVG; translated from the coding sequence ATGAAGATTTTTGGGCCGTTGTACGAACGTGCCATCGCCTGGTCGCGGCATCGCCGCGCGCCCGCCTTGCTGACCGGCCTCAGTTTCGCCGAGGCCATCGTGTTCCCGGTGCCGCCGGAAGTGATGCTGGCGCCGATGTCGCTGGCGCAGCCGCGGCGCGCGCTGTGGTTCGCCACGCTGAGCCTGCTCGGCTCGATCAGCGGCGCCGTGATCGGTTACCTGCTCGGCCATTTCGCCTTCGCCGCGGTGCAGCCGCTGATCGAATGGCTGGGCTGGACGCAGAAGATCGACGCGCAGGTCAACTATCTGCGCGAGGTCATCGCCGAGTCGCCGTGGCGTGCGTTCTGGTTGCTGGTGCTGGCCGGCTTCACGCCGATCCCGCTGAAGATATTCACCTGGGCCTCAGGCATCGTTGGAGTGCCGCTGCTACCGTTCCTGGCGAGCATGCTGGTCGGGCGCGGCAAGCGCGTGTACCTGGTGGCCGGAGCGATCCGCCTCGGCGGGCCGCGCGCCGAAGCGGCGTTGCGCCGCTGGATCGAGCCGCTCGGCTGGGTCGCCTCGGCGATCCTGGCGCTGCTGGTGGTGTGGGTCATATGGAGAGCGAAGGTCGGATGA
- a CDS encoding protein-L-isoaspartate(D-aspartate) O-methyltransferase — translation MTPRLRLQPEAIGIGMTSQRVRDRLVERLREAGIRDESVLNAVRTVPRHLFIDEALASRAYEDTALPIGHGQTISQPWVVARMTETVLEAAPKKVLEVGTGSGYQAAILAALGLEVHTVERIGDLLRQARKRFRQLGMNVRSKHDDGRIGWPEHGPFDAIVVTAAAPALVDALVEQLAPGGCLVAPVGGPSAQSLIRLRRAADGQIEQDVLAPVTFVPLLSGMLD, via the coding sequence ATGACCCCGCGGTTGCGTCTGCAGCCGGAAGCGATCGGCATCGGCATGACCTCCCAGCGCGTGCGCGACCGCCTGGTCGAGCGCCTGCGCGAGGCCGGCATCCGCGACGAGAGCGTGCTCAACGCGGTGCGTACCGTGCCGCGGCATCTGTTCATCGACGAGGCGCTGGCCTCGCGCGCCTACGAGGACACGGCGCTGCCGATCGGCCACGGCCAGACCATCTCCCAGCCCTGGGTGGTGGCGCGCATGACCGAGACGGTGCTGGAGGCGGCGCCGAAGAAGGTGCTGGAAGTCGGCACCGGCTCCGGCTACCAGGCGGCGATCCTGGCCGCGCTGGGTCTGGAAGTGCACACCGTCGAGCGCATCGGCGACCTGCTGCGGCAGGCGCGCAAGCGCTTCCGCCAGCTCGGCATGAACGTGCGCAGCAAGCACGACGACGGCCGCATCGGCTGGCCCGAGCACGGCCCCTTCGATGCCATCGTGGTCACCGCCGCGGCGCCGGCGCTGGTCGATGCCCTGGTCGAGCAGCTGGCCCCCGGCGGCTGCCTGGTGGCCCCGGTCGGCGGCCCGTCCGCGCAATCGCTGATCCGCCTGCGCCGTGCTGCCGACGGCCAGATCGAACAAGACGTCCTGGCGCCGGTGACCTTCGTCCCGTTGCTGTCGGGCATGCTGGATTGA
- the surE gene encoding 5'/3'-nucleotidase SurE — MRVLVSNDDGVDAPGIRMLAEQLRGAGHEVTVVAPDRDRSGASNSLTLDLPIRLKRIDQHTCSVAGTPTDCVHLALTGMLEFDPDIVVSGINNSANLGDDVIYSGTVSAAMEGRFLGLPAVAVSLVSHNHDPRHFQTAARAAVEIVARLKADPLPADTILNVNVPDLPWQEIKGFEVTRLGNRHRSEPCLPQTDPRGATVYWIGPAGREQDAGPGTDFHAVRTGFISITPIQVDLTRYQALEKVASWVGGLTEALGRPA, encoded by the coding sequence ATGCGCGTATTAGTGAGCAACGACGACGGCGTCGACGCCCCCGGCATCCGCATGCTGGCCGAGCAGTTGCGCGGCGCCGGCCACGAAGTGACGGTGGTCGCACCCGACCGCGACCGGTCCGGCGCCAGCAATTCGCTGACCCTGGATCTGCCGATCCGGCTCAAGCGCATCGATCAGCACACCTGCAGCGTCGCCGGCACCCCGACCGACTGCGTGCACCTGGCGCTCACCGGCATGCTGGAGTTCGATCCGGACATCGTGGTCTCCGGCATCAACAATTCCGCCAATCTCGGCGACGACGTGATCTATTCCGGCACCGTCTCGGCGGCGATGGAAGGCCGCTTCCTCGGCCTGCCCGCAGTGGCCGTGTCGCTGGTCTCGCACAACCACGACCCCAGGCATTTCCAGACCGCCGCGCGCGCGGCGGTGGAGATCGTGGCACGGCTCAAGGCCGATCCGCTGCCCGCCGACACCATCCTCAACGTCAACGTGCCCGACCTGCCGTGGCAGGAGATCAAGGGCTTCGAGGTCACCCGGCTCGGCAACCGCCACCGTTCCGAACCGTGCCTGCCGCAGACCGACCCGCGCGGCGCCACCGTGTACTGGATCGGCCCGGCCGGGCGCGAGCAGGACGCCGGTCCCGGCACCGACTTCCATGCGGTGCGCACCGGCTTCATCTCGATCACCCCGATCCAGGTCGATCTGACCCGCTACCAGGCGTTGGAAAAGGTCGCCAGCTGGGTCGGCGGCCTGACCGAAGCGCTGGGCCGCCCGGCATGA
- a CDS encoding Smr/MutS family protein: MAHSDDEDPAALFRAAIGKVAPLNATPPANPKPRPKPRARMAERDEAEAQGEFQQLLRERAPLEAGDVASYRREHLPARLFQRLRKGQFSAQDELDLHGATAAQAEALLRQFLAEAHAHEFGCVRIVHGKGLQSGGVPLLKNLVDRVLRQRNDVLAFHSAPSAQGGTGAMLVLLARR, encoded by the coding sequence ATGGCGCATTCCGACGACGAAGACCCCGCCGCGCTGTTCCGCGCGGCGATCGGCAAGGTGGCCCCGCTCAACGCGACGCCGCCGGCCAACCCCAAACCGCGCCCCAAGCCGCGTGCGCGCATGGCCGAGCGCGACGAGGCCGAGGCGCAGGGCGAGTTCCAGCAATTGCTGCGCGAGCGCGCGCCGCTGGAAGCCGGCGATGTGGCCAGCTACCGCCGCGAGCATCTGCCGGCGCGGCTGTTCCAGCGCCTGCGCAAGGGCCAGTTCTCGGCCCAGGACGAACTGGACCTGCACGGCGCCACCGCCGCCCAGGCCGAGGCGCTGCTGCGCCAGTTCCTGGCCGAGGCGCATGCGCACGAGTTCGGCTGCGTGCGCATCGTGCACGGCAAGGGCCTGCAATCGGGCGGCGTGCCGCTGCTGAAGAACCTGGTGGACCGCGTACTGCGCCAGCGCAACGATGTGCTGGCGTTCCATTCGGCGCCGTCCGCGCAGGGCGGCACCGGCGCGATGCTGGTGCTGCTGGCGCGACGCTGA
- a CDS encoding VirK/YbjX family protein, with amino-acid sequence MDVSASAANFEAAPAHTARPRRPLPAPSRVAGSTTPTQWPALFLASFKGRTDWHGNRWQRVIKAGKYLVRALSVPAAHRRFLEELQREPRMHGYAARDPRLLERHLHRFVNTRWNRSARLRHLRQHYRLLLDRLPHALFDAIYRQGQADLGTLPLHDGSALTLSLLPPAPMSCEGELWLQLSDAAGRQLYRLVLTVTGDAAHPTVLIGCLQGPNGADARDVVRALTKQMHGLRPKQLMLSLACTFAERIGAQAIRAVCNSAHPLQRKRDVFLADYDAFWIEQGGTPIADGWFALPLTPARKTVADVPSQHRAAFRRREALRAHAEGLLAAALPAACVAAPRGDQ; translated from the coding sequence GTGGATGTTTCCGCGAGCGCCGCGAACTTCGAGGCAGCGCCGGCGCACACCGCCCGGCCACGGCGGCCGCTACCGGCGCCGTCGCGGGTCGCCGGCTCCACGACGCCCACGCAGTGGCCGGCACTGTTCCTGGCTTCGTTCAAGGGGCGCACGGACTGGCACGGCAATCGCTGGCAGCGCGTGATCAAGGCGGGCAAGTACCTGGTGCGCGCGCTGTCCGTGCCGGCCGCGCACCGCCGCTTTCTGGAAGAACTGCAGCGCGAGCCGCGCATGCACGGTTATGCGGCGCGCGATCCGCGCCTGCTCGAGCGCCACCTGCACCGCTTCGTCAACACCCGCTGGAACCGTTCGGCGCGCCTGCGCCATCTGCGGCAGCACTACCGGCTCCTGCTCGATCGCCTGCCGCACGCCCTGTTCGACGCGATCTACCGGCAAGGCCAGGCGGACCTGGGGACGCTGCCGCTGCACGACGGCAGCGCACTGACGCTGTCGCTGCTGCCGCCGGCGCCGATGAGCTGCGAGGGCGAGCTCTGGTTGCAACTCAGCGACGCGGCGGGACGCCAGCTGTATCGCCTGGTGCTGACCGTGACCGGCGACGCCGCCCATCCGACGGTGCTGATCGGTTGCCTGCAGGGGCCCAACGGCGCCGACGCCCGGGACGTGGTGCGCGCGCTGACCAAGCAGATGCACGGGCTGCGGCCCAAGCAACTGATGCTGTCCCTGGCCTGCACCTTCGCCGAGCGCATCGGCGCGCAGGCGATCCGCGCCGTCTGCAATTCTGCGCATCCGCTGCAGCGCAAGCGAGACGTGTTCCTGGCCGACTACGACGCGTTCTGGATCGAGCAAGGCGGTACGCCCATCGCCGACGGCTGGTTCGCGTTGCCGCTGACCCCGGCGCGCAAGACCGTGGCCGATGTGCCCAGCCAGCATCGCGCGGCGTTTCGCCGCCGCGAGGCATTGCGGGCGCACGCCGAGGGCTTGCTGGCCGCCGCGCTGCCGGCGGCCTGCGTCGCCGCGCCGCGTGGCGACCAGTGA